In Pikeienuella piscinae, the sequence CGACAGCCCGCTCGCCCGCTCCGCCGAGATCGGCCGCGCCGAGGCGCTGCACCGGCTGGGGCGAAACGACGAGGCGGCCGAGGCGCTGAAATCGCTCACCAGGCGCGCGCCGGGCATGGCCGACGCGTTCATCGCGCTCGGCGATCTGCTGCGACGGGGAGAGAATTACAACGAGGCCGCGAAAGCCTACGCCTCGGCGATCGACCTGATGGAGGCCGCGGGCCGGCCGAACTGGGTTCTCTTTTATCAGCGCGGCATCGCCTATGAGCGCGCTGGCGAATGGGACGAGGCGGAGGCCGACTTCCTCACCGCGCTCGAGATGCAGCCCGATCAGCCGCTGGTGCTGAACTATCTCGGCTATAGCTGGCTCGAAAAGGGAATGAATATCGACGAGGCGATGGCGATGATCCGCAAGGCCGTCGATCAGCGTCCGGAAGACGGCTATATCGTCGACAGCCTCGGCTGGGGTCATTATCTCCTCGACGAATTCCCGGCCGCGGTGCGCGCGGTGGAGCTGCAACCCATCGATCCGGTCGTGAACGACCATTTCGGCGACGCGCTCTGGCGGGTCGGGCGACGGCTGGAGGCGGAATTCCAGTGGCGGCGCGCGCTGTCCTTCGATCCGGCGGAGAAGGATCGCGAGCGGATTCGCCGCAAGCTCGATATCGGGCTCGACGCGGTGCTGGAGGAGGAGGAGGCCGCCGCGGCCGCCAGGTCCGCGCCGGTCAGTTCCGCGAATGACGGCTGACGCCGGCGCCGTCGAGCCCGCACGCGCCAAGGTCAATCTTTTCCTGCATGTCGTGGGGCGGCGGGCGGATGGCTATCACGAACTGGAAAGCCTCGCGGTTTTTCCCGGCATCGGCGATCTCGTCAGGGCTGTTCCCGCTCCCCGGTTGACGCTCGACATCGAGGGGCCGTTCGCGGAGGGACTTTCCGCAGGCGAAGACAATCTCGTCCTTCGGGCCGCTTCGGCGCTCGGCGCCGCGACGCCGGGCCGGCCGGCGGCGGCGCTGAGACTGGTGAAACGCCTGCCGGTCGCCGCCGGACTCGGCGGCGGCTCGGCGGATTCGGGCGCCGTGCTGCGCGTTCTTGCGCGGATCTGGCCGGATGCGCCCGTCGCCGCCCTGCCGGAAATCGCCGCCCGGCTCGGCGCCGACGCGCCGGTCTGCCTCGCCTCGGAGCCCGCGCTGATGGCGGGCGCGGGCGAGCGGCTCACGCCAGCGCCCGGCTTTCGCGGCTTCTGGGTGGTCCTCGTCAACCCGATGCAGCCGCTCTCCACCGCCGAGGTCTTCGCGGGGCTGGAGCAGCGGGAGCGCCCCGATATGACGCCGCCGCCGGATCTCGCGGATTTCGACGCGCTGACCGGCTGGCTCGCCGGCCTTCGCAACGACCTGGAGGAACCGGCGCGCCGCCTCCGCCCGACCATCGGCGAGGCGCTGGCCGCGCTCTCCTCCGCTCCCGCCTGTCGGCTTGCGCGAATGTCAGGCTCCGGCGCCACCTGTTTCGGAATGTTCGAGACCGGAGCGCAGGCCGCCGTCGCGGCGAAACAGATCGGGGCGGCGCGGCGCGGATGGTGGGTCGTCGCCGCCCCGGTGGAACGCTGGAAAGGCTGAACGGCCGCCCTCGGAGCGCCCGCCAGGGCCGCTCAGGCGCCGTGCGCGGCGGCGGCGAGCGCGCCGACGAAACTCAGGACGCTCTCCGGGCTTTCGCCCTTCGCGATCCGCTCGACGATGGCGGTGCCGACGACGACGCCATCCGCGATCCGCCCGATCTCCGCCGCGCGCTCCGGCGTGCGGATGCCGAAGCCGACGCAGACCGGCAGCCCTGTCGCCGCGCGCACCCGCGCGACCTCGGGCGCGACCGCGGAGGCGTCCGCCTCGGCCGCGCCGGTGATGCCGGTGATCGAGACGTAATAGACAAAACCCGACGTATTGCGCGCCACCGCCGGCAAGCGCGCGTCATCCGTCGTCGGCGTCGCGAGGCGAATGAAATGAAGACCGGCTTCGGTGGCGGGAAGGCAAAGCTCGTCATCCTCCTCCGGCGGGAGGTCGACCACGATCAGCCCGTCGACGCCGGCCGCGACGGCATCGCGCAGGAACGCGTCGACCCCATGCGAGTAGATCGGATTGTAATAGCCCATCAGGACGATCGGCGTCTCCTGATCCGTCTCGCGGAACGACGCGACCATCGCCAGCACGCCCTTCAGCGTCTGCCCGGCGTCAAGCGCCCGTCCCGCCGCAAGCTGGATCGCGGGGCCGTCCGCCATCGGGTCGGTGAAGGGCAGGCCCAGCTCGATCACATCGACGCCGGCCTGCGGCAGCCCGCGCATGATCTCGAGGCTCGCCTCCGGCGAAGGGTCGCCCGCCATCGTATAAGAGACGAAGGCGGGGCGGTCCGCCGCCTTCAGGGCGGCGAAACGGTTTGTCAGTCGGCTCATCTCAATCCCTCTCGTTCGCCCCGCGCCGGGAAGGGCCGCTCACGCTCAGCTGTCCTTGCGGAAGAACTTCTTCTCGCGCGGCTTGCCGTCCCACCCGGTCTTTCCGCGCGGTTTGGACTCTCCGCCGTCCCGGTCGCCGCCGCGATAGGGCTTGCCGCCGCCTTCGCGGTCGCCGCGATAGGGCGGCTTTCCGCCCCGGTCGCCGCCGCGCGGGCCGCCATGATCTTCGCGGACCTCCCACTTCTTCAGAAGTTTCGCATCGAAGCTGTCGCGGCCGATCACGCCCTCGTTGCACCAGACGACCGAGACCCGGTCATCCTCCACCGATTCGACCGCCATGCGCATCGAGCCGGAGACGAGAACCACGAGGTCCCCAAGTTCATAAGCCATCGAATGGCCCTTTCTAGATTTCCTGGCCGAGCGCCTCGGCCACCGTGAAGATATCCTTGTCGCCGCGCCCGCACATGTTCATCACCAGGAGATGATCTTTCGGCAGGGTCGGCGCCAGCTTGGCCACATGCGCCAGCGCGTGCGCCGGTTCAAGGGCGGGAATGATTCCCTCCGTCTCGCACGAGAGCTGGAAAGCGGCGAGCGCCTCCCGGTCCGTCACCGAAACATATTCGACGCGCCCCATCTCATGCAGCCACGAATGCTCGGGGCCGATACCGGGATAGTCCAGCCCGGCGGAGATCGAGTGACCCTCGATGATCTGGCCGTCATCGTCCTGGAGAAGATAGGTGCGGTTGCCGTGAAGAACGCCGGGCCGCCCGCCGGTCAGGCTCGCGGCGTGCTCCATCCGCTCGTCGACGCCGTGGCCGCCGGCCTCCACACCGACGATCCGCACGTCCTTGTCGTCAAGGAACGGATGAAAGAGCCCCATCGCGTTCGAACCCCCGCCGATGCAGGCGACGAGGCTGTCGGGAAGACGCCCCTCGGCGGCATGCATCTGCTCGCGGACCTCTTTGCCGATGATGGACTGGAAATCGCGGACCATCGCCGGATAGGGGTGCGGGCCGGCGACCGTGCCGATGCAGTAGAACGTGTCGCGCACATTGGTCACCCAGTCGCGCAGCGCTTCGTTCATCGCGTCCTTCAGCGTCGCGCGCCCGGATTTCACGGGCACGACCTCCGCCCCGAGAAGCTTCATGCGAAAGACATTGGGCTTTTGTCGCTCGACATCGGTCGCGCCCATGAAGACGACGCATTTCAGGCCGAAGCGGGCGCAGACGGTGGCGGTAGCGACGCCATGCTGGCCAGCGCCGGTCTCGGCGATGATCCGCGTCTTGCCCATGCGGCGCGCGAGCAGGATTTGACCGAGGACGTTGTTGATCTTGTGCGCGCCGGTGTGATTGAGCTCGTCGCGCTTCAAATAGATCTTCGCGCCGCCAAGCCGTTCGGTCAGGCGCGGCGCGAAATAGAGCGGACTTGGCCGCCCGACATAATGCGTCCAGAGATCGTCCATCTCCGCCCAGAAGGCGGAGTCGTCCCTGGCGCGCTCGTATTCAGCCTCCAGCCCGAGGATGAGCGGCATCAGGGTCTCGGAGACGAAGCGCCCGCCGAACGCGCCAAATCGGCCACGCTCGTCCGGGCCGGTGCGATAGGAATTCAACATCTCTTGAGCCATGCGCGCCCCGCGCCTCCGAATGGTCAGGAAGCGGGTTGTTTACCCCCCCTCGCGGGGCGCGTCGATGGGCGATTTCAGCCCTTGAAGCCGAACTCCGTAGAAAGGATTCTCCAAAGGCTTCGCGCCGACTCTTCATCAAACTGAATCGTTTGGCTCAATTTGTTGGGGATTTGGCGATTTGCCGAGCCATATGTGTTGAGTTGGAGAACTTTGCGGCCGTCGCGTTCGCTGACAAGATAACGACAATCAACAATAGCAGGATGAACGCTCCTAAAGTCGCGCTCATCAGCAAGAATGGATTTCACCATCGCCATATTAACGCCTCTCCAATCCAGCCCGACCGCTCAGCCCAGCTCCGCGTAAACCGCCCGCTCCACCGCGTCATAGACTGCGAGGCAGTTGGCATCGACGAAGGGGAGATGCTGCATCATGATCACGCAGGCGACGCCGGCCTTCGGATCGAACCAGTAATGCGTGTTCAGCACCCCGGCCCAAGACTGGCTGCCTGCGCGGCGCTTGCCTTCGATATCCCCGGTGTTGACGAGACAGCCGAGCGAGAACTTGTTCTCCTGCTCGGGGAAGAAATCGACATCGGCCGAAAGCGGCGGCACGGTCGAGACCATCTTGCCGACCGAGAGCGCGCCGATCTGGTTGGCGGAGAACAGCGCCACGGTCTCCGGCTTCAGGATCAGCTCGCCGTCGAGCGAGCCGTTCATCAGCAGCATCCGCAGGAACCGCAGGTAATCCGGCCCGGTCGAATAGAGCGCGTGGCCCATGCCGTAGAACTCGGGATCCGACGGCGGCGCGATTTCATGCGGCCGCCAGCCGTCGGGCGTATGCATATGCGCCTGGACGAGCCGCGATCGCATGTGATCCTCGACCTCGAACCGCGTGTCGCCCATGCCGAGCGGATCGAAGATCTTCTCCTGGCAATAGACGTCGATCGTCTGGCCCGCCGCCGCCTCGATCATCTGGCCGAGCCAGTCGACGCCGACGCCGTAATCCCATCTGGTTCCCGGATCGAAGGCGAGGGGGTAGGAATGAAGCGCGGTCTTCAACCCCGAAAGGATGGTCGGCGCGCCGGTCGCCTCCATGTATTTCGCCTGGTTCGCGTTCCAGAACTCGTAGACGAGGCCGGACGTGTGCGTGGCGAGATGGCGCAGGGTCGCCCTGGTTTTCGGCGCCCGGAGTTGCGGCGCGCCATCGGCGTCGAACCCGTCGAGAACCTGCACCTCCTTCCATTCCGGCAGAACCTCTTCGACCGGCGTCTCCAGCGTCAGCAGCCCGTCCTCGATCGCCCGCGCGGCGGCGGCGGCGGCGACGGCCTTGGACATGGAGAAAGCGCGAAAAACCGAATCCACGGTCATCTTTTCGTCGCCGCCGAGCGCGCGCGCGCCGGCGGCGCCCTCGTAAACCACGCCGTCGCGGGTCGCGACGCCGACCATCACGCCGGGGGTGCGCCCCTCGGTCACGCTGGTTTCGAGAATCTTGTCCAAGGCTTTCATGGCGTCCTCCGATCCGGTTCGAAGGGAAGCTGCCCGAGGTCGGCTCAGGAGTCGAGCGTCCGCTTGAAGCCGAGATGCGTCGCCCGGTAGCCGAGCCGCGCGTAGAAGCCGTGCGCGCGCTCCCGGCTGGCGTCGGAGGTGAACTGGATCAGGGCGCAGCCGGCGGCGCGGGCCCGCGCCTCCGCCTCGGCCATCAGGAGCGCGCCGATTCCCTCGCCGCGCAGATGCGCCGCGACGCGCACCGCCTCAATCTGCGCGCGCCGCGCGCCGCCGCGGGAAAGCCCGGAGATCAGCGTGAGCTGGAGCGTGGCGACGATCTCCCCCTCCCGTTCGCCGACGATGATCGTGTTTCCCGGCTCCGCCGCCATAGCGTCGAACGCCGCGAGATAGGGGGCGAGCGCGGGCGACTCCCGGCCGCGCCCAAGCTCATCGGCGCTCAGAAGCGCGACGATGGCGGCGACATCCGCGCGCCTGGCTTCGCGAAAGCGCAGCGTCACCCCTTCGCCGCCCGGACGAAAGCGCGAATCTGCGCCTCGTCCTTCACGCCGGGCGCGGATTCGACGCCGGAAGAGACATCGACCTGCTTCGCGCCGGTAAGACGGATCGCAGCGGCGACGTTTTCAGGGGTCAGCCCGCCCGCCAGCATCCAGGGCCGCGCCCAGTCACGTCCGGCGATCAGCCGCCAGTCGAAAGAGAACCCGTTGCCGCCGGGAAGCGCGCCGTCCGCCGGCGGCTTCGCGTCAATCAGCAACTGGTCCGCGACGGCGGAATAGGCGTCGATCGCAGCGAGATCGGCCGCCGAGGCGACCCCGACCGCTTTCATCACCGGCAAGCCGGCGCGCGCGCGGACTTCACCGACGCGGGCCGGGCTTTCCTTCCCGTGAAGCTGGATCATGTCGATCGGAAGGGAGGCGATCGCGTCGAGCAGCGTGTCGTCCGGGTCGACCACAAGCGCGACTTTCATCAGCCCGGACGGCGCGGCCCCCGCCAGCGCGCCCGCCGCAGTCAGCGTCACGTTGCGCGGCGATTTCGGAAAGAAGACGAAGCCGAGATACCCGGCGCCGGCCTCCGCCGCGGCCGATACGGCCTCCGGCGTGCGCAGGCCGCAAATCTTGACGATCATGGCGCTGCTTTCATGGCGTCGCGGTCATCGCATCTCGGACGCGATCAGCGCGCGGAAAGCGCCGGCAGATCGTCATCGGTATCGTCGGAAAGCCGTTCCACCTTCATCTGCAATTGCGCCGCTTCGCGCCGCGCCTTGCGCCCCTCGCCACGCACCCGGCCTTCGCGCATCCATTCGCGCGCCGCGCCGAGCAGGAACCCGACCAGCCCGCACAGAAGACCGAAGGCGAAGAGCGGCAGCGCAATCTCCGGCGCATGGGCGACGCCATAATCCGAAAGATCGGGCCAGAGCCGGACCGTTATGTCGGCGCTATTGGCGACCGCAAGCACGCCAATGACGATGGCGACGAGCAGCGCCACGGCGAATTTCAAAGTACGCAAGAGCCTCTCCCGCCGGGGCGGCCCCGGTCAGCTATTCATCCGGTCCCGCAGGTCCTTGCCGGTCTTGAAGAAGGGCGCGCGCTTTTCCGGCACGCTCACCGCCTCTCCGGTGCGTGGGTTTCGGCCCATCCGCGCATCGCGATGCTTGACCGAGAACGCGCCGAAACCGCGCAACTCAACACGGTCGCCGCGCGCCAGCGCCTCGGTGATCTCGTCGAAAACGGAAGAGACGATGCGCTCCACGTCCCGCTGGAAGAGATGCGGGTTCTCGTCGGCGAGTTTCTGGATCAGTTCGGACTTGATCATGGTGGTTCCCGTCCGGAATCGTTCCGTAACTCCATGAGCATCGCACAAGGCGGCGGCTCCGGTCAACGCGCGGCGTCCGACGAGCGGGGTGGAAGCTGTCCAGAGACAATGTTCGAGAATGCGGCGGATTTCTGCTAGGTTCGCGAACAGACAATCAGCAGATAAATTCGCGGCGGCCGGCGCCATCGAGCCGCCCACGCTTTGTGACGGAGAATTCTCATGGCCTCCCCGATATCCGAACGGCTCATCAACTCCATTCTGAAACTGGTCGGGCGTTCGGAATGGCTCTCCGCGATCGTCAACAGGATCCTGATCGGGCGGATCATCGGGGTCGCGCGCCGGCGTCCGCACCCGTTCGGCACGGTGCATGATTACACCTCCTGGCGCTCACTGACCGACCGGACCTACAGCGCGCGCCACCTCGAATCCTATCTGCGCACGGACTATCCGCCTGTGGAGAATCTTCTCGAGCTATTCCGCCGGGGCGACGGACCGCAGCGGCACTGTCCGAAGTCCACCTGTCTTTTCCCGACCTTCGCGCAGTATCTCACCGACGGCTTCATCCGGACCGAAACCGACGAGACGATCCCCGACCGGCTGAAGCGCAACACCTCGAACCACGAGATCGACCTCTGTCCGCTCTACGGACGGACGCTGGCGCAGACCATGGCGCTCCGGCTTCGCGACGAAACGCCGGGCCGGCGCGGGCGTCTGAAAACGCAAGTCATAGACGGAGAGGAATACGCGCCCTTCCTCTTCGATGGCGACGAGATCGCGCCAGAGTTCGAGGCGCTCGACAAGCCGCTCGGCCTCTCCGACCTAACGGGCGAGCGGGCGGAGCGCCGCAAGACGCTATTCGCATTCGGCGGCGACCGGGCGAACTCGACGCCGCAGGTCGCGATGATGAACACGCTCTTCCTACGCGAACACAACCGCCTCGCGGCGATGCTGGAGGACGCGAACCCCCACTGGGACGACGACCGGGTTTTCGAAACCGCGCGCAACATCACCATCGTTGTCTTCATCAAGATCGTCGTCGAGGACTACATCAATCATATCGCGCCGTTGCCGTTCCGGCTCCGCGCCGACCCGGTCGTCGCCTGGAAGGCGCCCTGGAACCGCACGAACTGGATCACCACCGAGTTCAGCCTGCTCTATCGCTGGCATTCGCTGGTTCCCGACATGATTGAATGGAAGGGTGAGAAAACCCCGGTCGCCCGCACCTTCATGAACAACAGGTTTCTCATCGACGGCGGCCTGCGCCGCGGCTTCGCCGACATGAGCGGCCAGGCCGCCGGCGCGCTCGGCCCGTTCAACACCACCGCGGCGCTGCTTGACGTCGAAAAGGCGTCGATCCTGCAGGGGCGGGCGACGGCGCTGGCGGGCTACGCCGCCTATCGCGATTATGTCTCACTCTCGAAGCCGCGCCGTTTCGAGGATATCTCGACCAACCCCCGCGTCATCGAAATCCTGAAGCGGAACTACAAGAAACCCGAGGATATCGAGTTTTTCGTCGGCCTGTTCGCCGAGGACCGGGCGAAGAACGCGCCGCTCCCGCCGTTGATCCTGAAGATGGTGGCGCTGGACGCCTTCTCGCAGGCGATGACCAATCCGCTGCTCTCCGAGCATGTCTTCAACGACCGCACATTCAGCCGCGAGGGCATGAAGGTGATCGAGGAAACCGGCTCGCTCCGCGAACTCGTCCTGAGGAACACCCCGCCGGGCGACGATGATGTCTTTATCGGCATGACGCGCCCCGAATGGGTGTTCGAGACCTGACCCCCGGCCCCGGCCGCGCTAGGCCCGCACGACCGCCAGTTTCGGCCCCGCCGTCAGCGCGCCGATCTTCGCGACGATGCTTTCAGCGTCGATGCCGTATTCGCGGTAGAGATCGGCGATGGTTCCTGTCTGCCCGAAATGTTCGACTCCGAGCGGCAGCGTCCGGTGGCCGTGAACCGCGCCGAGCCAGGCGAGGGTCGCGGGATGGCCGTCGATCACCGTGACCAGCCGGCAATGCGGCGGCAGATCGGCGAGCAACGTCTCGATATGGCTCGTCGCGGCGGCGCCACGCGCGCGCGCGCGCTGCGCCGCGGTCCAGCCGGCGTTCAGCCGGTCGGCCGATGTCACCGCGAGAACGCCGACATCGCGCCGGCTTTCCCCGATCATCCCGGCGGCGCGGATCGCTTCCGGCGCGACGACGCCCTGATAGGCGATCACGACCTCCGCGTTCGGGCCGGGTTTCCTGAGCCAGTAGCCGCCATCGATGGCGCCCTGCCGGAAATCGTCGTCGCCGCGTTTGCCCGGCTGCTCGATCGGATTGGTGGAGAGCCGGAGATAGACCGAGCCCCCGGTCTCGTCCCTCAGCCATGTCCGCTCGTCAGGATCGTTTGAGCCATCTCGCTGCAGATAGTCGAACGCCCATTCCATGATGACCGCGAGTTCATCGACGAAGGCCGGCTCGAACGCCGCCAGCCCGTCCTGGCTCATCCCGATCAGCGGCGTGCCGATTGACTGATGCGCGCCGCCTTCCGGGGCGAGCGTGACGCCGGCGGGCGTGCCGGCGATGATGAAGCGCGCGTCCTGATAACAGGCGTAGTTCAACGCATCGAGACCGCGCGAGACGAACGGATCGTAGAGCGCCCCGATCGGAATCAACCGCTTGCCGAAGAGCGAATGCGAAAGCCCGGCGGCGCCGAGAAGGAGAAAGAGGTTCATCTCGGCGATGCCGAGTTCGATATGCTGGCCCTCGGGCGCGAAATCCCATTTCGCCGTGGAGGGGATGTTTTCGGCCCGGAAGGTGTCTTTCAACGCGATGCGCGCGAAAAGCTTTCGCCGGTTCACCCAGGGGCCGAGATTGGTGGTGCCGGTGACATCCGGCGAAGCGGTGACGATCCGCGCGGCGAGCGCGCCGTCGCCGCGCGCCAGCCCGTCGAGGATCTTGCCGAACCCCGCCTGGGTGGAGATTTCCCCCTCCTCCGGCGCGGCGATAGGGGGCGCCGGCAGCGCCGAGTCGCTTCGCCGCCGGCGGCCGCCCGCGAAGAATGGAACCTTGTCCAGAAAGCGCTGCAGCGCCGGAACGTCGTCGACCGTCGCGAAGCGCTCCCATTCCTCGCCCGGGGCGACGCCCATGTCGGCGCGCCATTGCTCCATCTGCGCCTTGGTCATCAGCCCGCCATGATTGTCCTTGTGCCCGGCGATCGGGGTTCCCCAGCCCTTGATCGTATAGGCGAGGAAACAGGTCGGGCGGTCATGGTCGATGGCGGCGAAGGCCTCCG encodes:
- a CDS encoding 4-(cytidine 5'-diphospho)-2-C-methyl-D-erythritol kinase, translating into MTADAGAVEPARAKVNLFLHVVGRRADGYHELESLAVFPGIGDLVRAVPAPRLTLDIEGPFAEGLSAGEDNLVLRAASALGAATPGRPAAALRLVKRLPVAAGLGGGSADSGAVLRVLARIWPDAPVAALPEIAARLGADAPVCLASEPALMAGAGERLTPAPGFRGFWVVLVNPMQPLSTAEVFAGLEQRERPDMTPPPDLADFDALTGWLAGLRNDLEEPARRLRPTIGEALAALSSAPACRLARMSGSGATCFGMFETGAQAAVAAKQIGAARRGWWVVAAPVERWKG
- the trpA gene encoding tryptophan synthase subunit alpha, with protein sequence MSRLTNRFAALKAADRPAFVSYTMAGDPSPEASLEIMRGLPQAGVDVIELGLPFTDPMADGPAIQLAAGRALDAGQTLKGVLAMVASFRETDQETPIVLMGYYNPIYSHGVDAFLRDAVAAGVDGLIVVDLPPEEDDELCLPATEAGLHFIRLATPTTDDARLPAVARNTSGFVYYVSITGITGAAEADASAVAPEVARVRAATGLPVCVGFGIRTPERAAEIGRIADGVVVGTAIVERIAKGESPESVLSFVGALAAAAHGA
- the trpB gene encoding tryptophan synthase subunit beta, with protein sequence MAQEMLNSYRTGPDERGRFGAFGGRFVSETLMPLILGLEAEYERARDDSAFWAEMDDLWTHYVGRPSPLYFAPRLTERLGGAKIYLKRDELNHTGAHKINNVLGQILLARRMGKTRIIAETGAGQHGVATATVCARFGLKCVVFMGATDVERQKPNVFRMKLLGAEVVPVKSGRATLKDAMNEALRDWVTNVRDTFYCIGTVAGPHPYPAMVRDFQSIIGKEVREQMHAAEGRLPDSLVACIGGGSNAMGLFHPFLDDKDVRIVGVEAGGHGVDERMEHAASLTGGRPGVLHGNRTYLLQDDDGQIIEGHSISAGLDYPGIGPEHSWLHEMGRVEYVSVTDREALAAFQLSCETEGIIPALEPAHALAHVAKLAPTLPKDHLLVMNMCGRGDKDIFTVAEALGQEI
- a CDS encoding serine hydrolase domain-containing protein encodes the protein MKALDKILETSVTEGRTPGVMVGVATRDGVVYEGAAGARALGGDEKMTVDSVFRAFSMSKAVAAAAAARAIEDGLLTLETPVEEVLPEWKEVQVLDGFDADGAPQLRAPKTRATLRHLATHTSGLVYEFWNANQAKYMEATGAPTILSGLKTALHSYPLAFDPGTRWDYGVGVDWLGQMIEAAAGQTIDVYCQEKIFDPLGMGDTRFEVEDHMRSRLVQAHMHTPDGWRPHEIAPPSDPEFYGMGHALYSTGPDYLRFLRMLLMNGSLDGELILKPETVALFSANQIGALSVGKMVSTVPPLSADVDFFPEQENKFSLGCLVNTGDIEGKRRAGSQSWAGVLNTHYWFDPKAGVACVIMMQHLPFVDANCLAVYDAVERAVYAELG
- a CDS encoding GNAT family N-acetyltransferase — its product is MTLRFREARRADVAAIVALLSADELGRGRESPALAPYLAAFDAMAAEPGNTIIVGEREGEIVATLQLTLISGLSRGGARRAQIEAVRVAAHLRGEGIGALLMAEAEARARAAGCALIQFTSDASRERAHGFYARLGYRATHLGFKRTLDS
- a CDS encoding phosphoribosylanthranilate isomerase — its product is MIVKICGLRTPEAVSAAAEAGAGYLGFVFFPKSPRNVTLTAAGALAGAAPSGLMKVALVVDPDDTLLDAIASLPIDMIQLHGKESPARVGEVRARAGLPVMKAVGVASAADLAAIDAYSAVADQLLIDAKPPADGALPGGNGFSFDWRLIAGRDWARPWMLAGGLTPENVAAAIRLTGAKQVDVSSGVESAPGVKDEAQIRAFVRAAKG
- a CDS encoding LapA family protein, producing MRTLKFAVALLVAIVIGVLAVANSADITVRLWPDLSDYGVAHAPEIALPLFAFGLLCGLVGFLLGAAREWMREGRVRGEGRKARREAAQLQMKVERLSDDTDDDLPALSAR
- the ihfB gene encoding integration host factor subunit beta, with the translated sequence MIKSELIQKLADENPHLFQRDVERIVSSVFDEITEALARGDRVELRGFGAFSVKHRDARMGRNPRTGEAVSVPEKRAPFFKTGKDLRDRMNS
- a CDS encoding peroxidase family protein, which produces MASPISERLINSILKLVGRSEWLSAIVNRILIGRIIGVARRRPHPFGTVHDYTSWRSLTDRTYSARHLESYLRTDYPPVENLLELFRRGDGPQRHCPKSTCLFPTFAQYLTDGFIRTETDETIPDRLKRNTSNHEIDLCPLYGRTLAQTMALRLRDETPGRRGRLKTQVIDGEEYAPFLFDGDEIAPEFEALDKPLGLSDLTGERAERRKTLFAFGGDRANSTPQVAMMNTLFLREHNRLAAMLEDANPHWDDDRVFETARNITIVVFIKIVVEDYINHIAPLPFRLRADPVVAWKAPWNRTNWITTEFSLLYRWHSLVPDMIEWKGEKTPVARTFMNNRFLIDGGLRRGFADMSGQAAGALGPFNTTAALLDVEKASILQGRATALAGYAAYRDYVSLSKPRRFEDISTNPRVIEILKRNYKKPEDIEFFVGLFAEDRAKNAPLPPLILKMVALDAFSQAMTNPLLSEHVFNDRTFSREGMKVIEETGSLRELVLRNTPPGDDDVFIGMTRPEWVFET
- a CDS encoding transketolase gives rise to the protein MQTTHLKTIEQRLLWLSHWMIHNANHIRPKVDGIKVGGHQASSASMVSIMTALYFSALRPEDRVAVKPHASPVFHAMQYLMGNQTREKLEAFRGFGGAQSYPSRTKDGDDVDFSTGSVGLGVAITAFASLVQDFIAAKEWGRDLPMGRMVALVGDAELDEGNVYECLQEGWKNDLRNCWWIIDYNRQSLDGVVREGLWRRIEQIFEAFRWDVVKIKYGVLQRAAFEEPGGGRLRDWIDECPNQLYSALTYMGGAVWRKRLMDDLGDQGDVTRLIERRSDEELAALMENLGGNCVETMAEAFAAIDHDRPTCFLAYTIKGWGTPIAGHKDNHGGLMTKAQMEQWRADMGVAPGEEWERFATVDDVPALQRFLDKVPFFAGGRRRRSDSALPAPPIAAPEEGEISTQAGFGKILDGLARGDGALAARIVTASPDVTGTTNLGPWVNRRKLFARIALKDTFRAENIPSTAKWDFAPEGQHIELGIAEMNLFLLLGAAGLSHSLFGKRLIPIGALYDPFVSRGLDALNYACYQDARFIIAGTPAGVTLAPEGGAHQSIGTPLIGMSQDGLAAFEPAFVDELAVIMEWAFDYLQRDGSNDPDERTWLRDETGGSVYLRLSTNPIEQPGKRGDDDFRQGAIDGGYWLRKPGPNAEVVIAYQGVVAPEAIRAAGMIGESRRDVGVLAVTSADRLNAGWTAAQRARARGAAATSHIETLLADLPPHCRLVTVIDGHPATLAWLGAVHGHRTLPLGVEHFGQTGTIADLYREYGIDAESIVAKIGALTAGPKLAVVRA